DNA from bacterium:
TAAATAAATCTCGTATGGTAGCCGCTCTATATCCTAAAAAATAAATATCCTTTGGATTTAATCCTAAAACAGCCAGACCGTTAATTGATTCCTGTAAGGCAATAGGACCTTGCTCTTTTGTATCAGGGTCACCATTTGTAACTATTACCACTTTAATACGGTCACCGTCGTTGACGGCACAATTTATAATACCAGCCGTCATTAAAACTTCATCATCAGGATGAGGTGAAAATACGACAATGTTTTTGGAAAAACAGTTACCGGTAATTAAAAGAAACCAACATAGAAAAAAAGTTCTTATCTTTACCATTTTGTAATCAAAAGAAAGAAACATAGATTTATCTTCCTCGTAACATATTTTAACACATAAAAAAACTTTTGGCAAGAAAATTTTCGACCTGTGCAGGTAGAATTATTTCAGTAATACCTGAACACTTATGAGGATTGACAATAGTGTTTAATCAATTCATCTAATCTCTTTACCTGTTTTTCCCTCGAGAAATTGCTGATAAAATCATCATTGGGGGAAATCTTTATTTCATCTTTAATGATAGAATTCAGGTTTTCTTCTATTAGCCTCGTATCATCACCACAAAAAATGCCTAAGCCAGTTTCTTGCAAAAGGCTTCCTACACAAGAAGAAGGATTTATGCCCAGACAAAAAATGGGTTTTCTTAATGCCATATACTCAAATAACTTTGTGGTAAGAACACCGTCGTTTTCTTTATCCCTCTCAATAAAAAGTAAAACATCTGCTCTTTTCTGTTCAGAAAGGGTATCTTTAGCCGAAAGAAACCCTCCATATTTTATAATTTCTTTTGTGTTAGGATATTTATCAAAAAACTTATCTAAGATAACCTTTGTCTCATAAGCAGCATAAAAAAATATCTCTAACTTATCTTTTAAATAGGTGTAATTTTTATCTATGACTTTAAATAGTCCTTCTGGATTACTTCTCTTCTCATAAAGAGTTCCGGTATAAACAATAGTTTTCTTTGATCTATCGGGAGAAAATTCATGTAAATTTATCTCCCTTAACAATTCCTCATCATAACCATTTTCTATAACAAATATATCCTTTTTCTTATGTGGATATTTTTCTTGTAGCCACTGCTTCAATATCTCCGAAACGACAATAATTACATCTGAATTCTTTATACACCTTCGTTCTAAAAAACCTTCCATAAGGGTAAAAGGAAATAACCCGTGATGAGTCGGTTTTTGTGTCCATAAATCACGGAGATCCTGAATCCAGAGAATATCCTTAAAATTTTTTTTCAAAGCCAGCCCGACTAAATTAACTACAGGAGGAGGGTAACTGGTAATAATAATCCTTATGTTTTGCTCTTGAATTATCCTTTTAGCCTTTTTATATGCCTGGAAAAACCATAAATCAGAAAAGGTAGGCATCCGTGCAAAACCATACAAAATACCTCTACTTGACAAATGCTT
Protein-coding regions in this window:
- a CDS encoding glycosyltransferase, with product MANILMISYTFPPLNTTGCRRVYAWAKYLKRLGHKVIVLAADTIDEEKIKNYDLDYSSLQVYRLTHFDPRNLIKRIFNIKGPISDGYGLGNKKRFIDLLMEKILNSVNKHLSSRGILYGFARMPTFSDLWFFQAYKKAKRIIQEQNIRIIITSYPPPVVNLVGLALKKNFKDILWIQDLRDLWTQKPTHHGLFPFTLMEGFLERRCIKNSDVIIVVSEILKQWLQEKYPHKKKDIFVIENGYDEELLREINLHEFSPDRSKKTIVYTGTLYEKRSNPEGLFKVIDKNYTYLKDKLEIFFYAAYETKVILDKFFDKYPNTKEIIKYGGFLSAKDTLSEQKRADVLLFIERDKENDGVLTTKLFEYMALRKPIFCLGINPSSCVGSLLQETGLGIFCGDDTRLIEENLNSIIKDEIKISPNDDFISNFSREKQVKRLDELIKHYCQSS